One Fusobacterium nucleatum genomic window carries:
- a CDS encoding NAD(P)-dependent oxidoreductase, whose product MKKILILGSCGMLGSVLCEYLLQNDYQVIGIDKVNLENKFEKYKLYNIDLLDFLKVEEVIFQEKPNIIINVAAIVNLNLCEENYKLAELLHVDLNKNFLNLSEKIPFKFIYISTDSVFDGTKSNYIEEDEAIPLNNYAKTKFLGEEEVKKMEDYIVIRTNIYGYSDRQNSLLKWAYDELVKDKKIYGYKNVIFNPVSIYQLADAILILIQKNFKGILNVVSDKPISKFEFLKIIEEYLKKKNLVQESILEDENSNLKRPKNTALSIKKMENIIEKRYKIEDGITQVLRGVKK is encoded by the coding sequence ATGAAAAAAATTTTAATACTAGGTTCTTGTGGAATGCTGGGGAGTGTTTTATGTGAATATTTATTACAAAATGATTATCAAGTAATTGGAATTGATAAAGTAAATCTAGAAAATAAATTTGAAAAATATAAATTATATAACATAGATTTATTAGATTTTTTAAAAGTAGAAGAAGTTATATTTCAAGAAAAACCTAATATTATAATTAATGTTGCTGCAATAGTAAATTTAAACTTATGTGAAGAAAATTATAAATTAGCAGAACTACTACATGTTGATTTGAATAAGAACTTCCTGAATTTAAGTGAAAAGATACCATTTAAATTTATCTACATATCAACAGATTCAGTTTTTGATGGTACTAAGTCTAATTACATAGAAGAAGATGAAGCAATCCCATTAAATAATTATGCAAAAACAAAGTTTTTGGGAGAAGAAGAAGTAAAAAAAATGGAAGACTATATTGTTATTAGAACCAATATATACGGATATTCAGATAGGCAAAATTCATTATTAAAATGGGCGTATGATGAGTTAGTCAAAGATAAAAAAATATATGGATATAAAAATGTAATTTTCAATCCTGTGTCAATTTATCAATTAGCAGATGCAATTTTAATTTTAATTCAGAAAAACTTTAAGGGAATTTTAAATGTTGTAAGTGATAAACCTATATCTAAGTTTGAATTTTTAAAAATTATAGAAGAATATTTAAAAAAGAAAAATCTTGTTCAAGAGAGTATTTTAGAAGATGAAAATTCTAATCTAAAGAGACCTAAAAATACAGCTTTATCTATAAAAAAAATGGAAAATATTATAGAGAAGAGGTATAAAATTGAGGATGGAATAACTCAAGTCTTGAGAGGAGTAAAAAAATGA
- a CDS encoding N-acetylneuraminate synthase family protein, with protein MKIGNKEILKRGKPFFIADIAANHDGDLERAYKLIELAKEAGADVAKFQNFNAKTIVSKKGFETLGKQLSHQANWKKSVYEVYEDASINPDWTELLKRKCDEVGIEYMTSPYDYASVDLVDPYVNAYKIGSGDITWTEILKYILSKNKPILLATGASSMEDVDRAMDILKGSEDIVLMQCNTNYTASTENFKYINLNVLKKYEEKYPNVILGLSDHTKGFSTVLGAIALGAVVIEKHFTDDNDREGPDHKFAMNPRTWREMVDASLELYYSLGDGTKRIEKNEEDTAMVQRRGIYVTKSLKAGHILSKEDLIALRPIKIDGIQPYEIDLLLGKRLTKNIESDSHLTWKDVE; from the coding sequence ATGAAAATAGGAAATAAAGAAATACTAAAAAGAGGAAAACCCTTTTTTATTGCTGATATAGCAGCAAATCATGATGGAGATTTAGAAAGAGCATATAAATTAATAGAACTTGCTAAAGAGGCAGGAGCAGATGTTGCAAAATTTCAAAATTTTAATGCAAAGACAATAGTTAGTAAAAAGGGATTTGAAACATTAGGAAAACAACTTTCACATCAAGCAAATTGGAAAAAAAGTGTTTATGAAGTATATGAAGATGCTTCAATAAATCCTGATTGGACTGAGTTACTAAAAAGAAAATGTGATGAAGTTGGAATTGAATACATGACAAGTCCATATGATTATGCTTCTGTTGATTTAGTAGATCCATATGTAAATGCATATAAAATTGGTTCTGGAGATATAACATGGACAGAGATTTTAAAATATATTCTTTCAAAAAATAAACCTATTTTATTAGCTACAGGGGCTTCATCTATGGAAGATGTGGATAGAGCTATGGATATTTTAAAAGGAAGTGAAGATATTGTATTAATGCAATGTAATACAAACTACACAGCTTCTACAGAAAACTTTAAATATATAAACTTAAATGTTTTAAAAAAATATGAAGAAAAATATCCTAATGTGATTTTAGGTTTATCAGATCATACAAAGGGATTTTCTACAGTATTAGGGGCAATTGCTTTAGGTGCAGTTGTAATAGAAAAACATTTTACAGATGATAATGATAGAGAAGGACCAGACCATAAATTTGCAATGAATCCAAGGACTTGGAGAGAAATGGTAGATGCTTCATTGGAGTTATATTATTCTTTAGGGGATGGAACTAAAAGAATAGAAAAAAATGAAGAAGATACAGCTATGGTTCAAAGAAGGGGTATTTATGTTACAAAATCTCTTAAAGCTGGTCATATTTTATCAAAGGAAGATTTAATAGCCTTAAGACCAATTAAGATAGATGGTATTCAACCATATGAAATAGATTTACTATTAGGGAAAAGGTTAACAAAGAATATTGAGTCAGATTCACATTTAACTTGGAAGGATGTAGAATAG
- a CDS encoding transposase, which translates to MYLTLKQQVKHLSKKEFRNLKYLSHIAKNLTNEAIYNIRRYYFRNKKYLSYNENYKILKNSENYKKLNSNMAQQILKEVDGSFKSFFGLLKLVKNGQYDNKKIKLPKYLAKDGFTTLVIGFVRLKDDMLIIPYSNSFRKTHKEIAIKLPPILKDRKIKEIRIIPKQHSRYFEIQYTYEIEEVQRELNKENGLGIDLGIDNLCTCVTNNGASFLIDGRKLKSINRYYNKINAKLQSIKDKQKIERTTLRQKRIARKRNNRIEDYLSKVARIIINYCLNNDIGKIVLGYNEDFQRNSNIGIINNQNFVNIPYGKLRDKLIYLCKLYGIEFKLQEESYTSKASFFDGDEIPIYDKENPQEYIFSGKRIKRGLYQTSVGKLINADCNGALNILRKSKVVDLSILYNRGELNTPKRIRVV; encoded by the coding sequence ATGTATTTAACATTAAAACAACAAGTAAAACATCTTAGTAAAAAAGAGTTTAGAAATTTAAAATATTTATCTCATATAGCCAAGAACTTAACTAATGAAGCTATATATAATATTAGACGATACTATTTTAGAAATAAAAAGTATTTAAGTTATAATGAAAACTATAAAATACTTAAAAATAGTGAAAATTACAAGAAATTAAATTCTAATATGGCTCAACAAATTCTAAAAGAAGTAGATGGAAGTTTCAAATCATTTTTTGGACTTTTAAAACTTGTTAAGAATGGTCAATATGATAATAAAAAAATTAAATTACCTAAATATCTTGCTAAAGATGGATTTACAACTCTTGTTATAGGTTTTGTTAGATTAAAAGATGATATGCTGATTATTCCTTATTCAAATTCATTTAGAAAGACACATAAGGAAATCGCAATAAAACTACCACCAATATTAAAAGACAGGAAAATAAAAGAGATTAGAATAATACCTAAACAACATTCTAGGTACTTTGAAATTCAATATACTTATGAAATAGAAGAAGTTCAAAGGGAATTAAATAAAGAAAATGGACTAGGAATAGATTTAGGTATAGATAATCTATGTACTTGTGTTACAAATAATGGAGCTTCATTCTTAATAGATGGTAGAAAATTAAAATCAATAAATCGATACTATAACAAGATAAATGCAAAATTACAAAGTATAAAAGATAAGCAAAAGATTGAGCGCACAACATTAAGGCAAAAGAGAATAGCTAGGAAGAGAAATAATCGCATAGAAGATTATCTTTCAAAAGTAGCAAGAATAATAATAAATTATTGTCTTAATAATGATATAGGAAAGATAGTTCTAGGATATAATGAGGACTTTCAAAGAAATTCAAATATAGGAATTATAAATAATCAAAATTTTGTAAATATACCTTATGGGAAATTAAGAGATAAATTAATATATCTATGTAAACTATATGGAATAGAATTTAAACTACAAGAAGAAAGTTATACATCAAAAGCGAGTTTCTTTGATGGAGATGAAATCCCAATATATGATAAAGAAAATCCACAAGAATATATATTCAGTGGAAAAAGAATAAAAAGAGGACTGTATCAAACAAGTGTAGGTAAACTCATAAATGCAGATTGTAATGGTGCATTAAATATTCTAAGAAAAAGTAAAGTTGTGGATTTAAGTATCCTATACAATAGAGGTGAGCTGAACACACCTAAAAGAATAAGGGTAGTGTAA
- a CDS encoding oligosaccharide flippase family protein: protein MNGQKILKNFIYKSLIDILKIIIPIITIPYVYRIFSPEIMGKIEFSLSITSYFFIFVGFGVGKYGLREISKVRDNLDERNKIFSELFIIVFFSVFFSFLFYMIYIYIYFNDDILMKKMLLICSLQILSYFSFVEWVNEALENYRFISLKGIFVKIFNLIAILVFIKKAEDYNNYLFIIGFFIFLNNIISYIYIIHIHKYAKITFKKLEIKRHLFSLFTIVCISNASIFYTQLDKIMLGFYSHDIKEVAYYGMSQRIMSILIVIVTSLVSVSMPRLSYYLGNNSKENYKSLLESLFPYIYMLLFPIIIGIIAMSEEITFILAGKEYIAAKLTLIIFSIRLLVITTENIISNQILFLHRKEKIIVTLLLVFGIFNFILKVILIYFKVYTSETAIISTLIVEVFLVIVEYYYTKKYLKINLKIFNVNYLIYLLSSLPFFAIKVLLPRGNFNTYVYFLIIMVSSLFIYLISLIILKDKYILKVLFKLKEKFLN, encoded by the coding sequence TTGAATGGACAAAAGATATTAAAAAATTTTATTTATAAATCACTTATTGATATATTAAAAATAATAATTCCAATAATAACAATTCCATATGTATATAGAATTTTTTCACCGGAAATAATGGGAAAAATTGAATTCTCATTATCAATTACTAGTTATTTTTTTATTTTTGTTGGATTTGGAGTTGGGAAATATGGTTTACGTGAAATAAGTAAGGTCAGGGATAATCTAGATGAAAGAAATAAAATTTTCTCAGAATTATTTATAATTGTTTTTTTTAGTGTTTTTTTTTCATTTTTATTTTATATGATATATATATACATATATTTTAATGATGATATTTTAATGAAGAAAATGCTATTGATATGCTCTCTACAAATTTTATCTTATTTTTCTTTTGTGGAATGGGTTAATGAAGCTCTTGAAAATTATCGTTTTATATCTTTAAAAGGTATTTTTGTTAAAATTTTTAATCTAATAGCAATTTTAGTTTTTATAAAAAAAGCTGAAGATTATAATAACTATCTTTTTATAATTGGTTTTTTTATTTTTTTAAATAATATTATAAGTTATATCTATATTATTCATATTCATAAATATGCAAAGATTACTTTTAAAAAATTAGAAATAAAGCGACATTTATTTTCTTTATTTACAATAGTATGTATATCTAATGCAAGTATTTTTTATACACAATTAGATAAAATTATGTTAGGTTTTTACTCACATGACATTAAAGAAGTTGCTTATTATGGAATGTCTCAAAGAATTATGAGTATTTTAATTGTTATTGTTACATCATTAGTGAGTGTTAGTATGCCTAGATTATCATATTACTTAGGTAATAATTCCAAAGAAAATTATAAAAGTTTATTAGAGAGCTTATTTCCATATATCTATATGTTACTTTTTCCTATAATAATTGGAATTATAGCAATGAGTGAAGAAATTACATTTATACTAGCAGGAAAAGAATATATTGCAGCTAAGCTAACCTTAATTATTTTTTCCATAAGACTTCTTGTAATTACAACAGAAAATATAATATCAAATCAAATTTTATTTTTGCACAGGAAAGAAAAAATAATTGTTACTTTACTTCTAGTATTTGGAATATTTAACTTTATCCTAAAAGTAATATTGATTTATTTTAAAGTATATACATCTGAAACAGCAATAATATCAACTTTAATTGTTGAAGTATTTTTAGTTATTGTTGAATATTATTATACAAAAAAGTATTTAAAAATAAATTTAAAAATATTTAATGTAAATTATTTAATATATTTATTGAGTTCATTACCTTTTTTTGCTATAAAAGTTTTATTACCTAGAGGAAATTTTAATACATATGTTTATTTTTTAATTATTATGGTAAGTTCTCTTTTTATTTATTTGATTTCTTTAATAATTTTAAAAGATAAGTATATTCTTAAAGTTTTATTTAAGTTAAAAGAAAAATTTTTAAATTAA
- a CDS encoding ABC transporter ATP-binding protein: MKNLLKSILFLIILTLSFYYYEEKLFKEHDIILDYTYYKLPKDSIDLLFVGSSHSYSTFNTRIFDHYLKSSSLNLGTSSQSLPITYSVILEVLKKQKPKVIIIEVFPIQRELRIASLRLQLDTMKFSMNKLRLIKNTLPISEWGNHFTNTTYYHSRWKEFNDLRKEKNEIPKSQEIRLKYKGFYGYSFDFITNLLTYDIYEQEWNKKIDNSFAIPQKYLILLEDLFEICQKKEIKIILVSPPVIGEYNTLSILHNSSLKDLMVKYNIDSIDFNDGRKKYEKICFRDNGHISLAGSDEISFEVADYLKKNYPVLLNTKNYDKYEKLDRSPEYYFYSENVENNDTFKIFNLELEIEKGIITKTLKVYKKSDDSFDLFFEIDENKSSNKIYQIALDENKVNTNLDNIQLIFITTKDDKNEYPKYYIRQIKNKKYIYKKNIKIPKDSKYYF, encoded by the coding sequence ATGAAAAATTTATTAAAATCTATATTATTTTTGATTATTTTAACTTTATCTTTTTATTACTATGAAGAGAAACTATTTAAAGAACATGATATTATACTTGATTATACCTACTATAAACTTCCTAAAGATAGTATAGATTTATTATTTGTTGGAAGTTCACATTCATATTCTACTTTTAATACAAGAATCTTTGATCATTATTTAAAATCTAGTTCATTAAATCTTGGAACTAGTAGCCAATCATTACCAATTACATATTCTGTCATTTTAGAAGTATTAAAAAAACAGAAACCTAAAGTAATAATAATAGAAGTTTTCCCAATTCAAAGAGAACTTAGGATAGCTTCTCTTAGATTGCAACTTGATACTATGAAATTTTCTATGAATAAATTAAGGCTTATTAAAAATACTTTACCTATTTCTGAATGGGGAAACCACTTTACAAATACTACTTATTATCATAGTCGGTGGAAGGAATTTAATGATTTAAGAAAAGAAAAAAATGAAATTCCTAAAAGCCAAGAAATTAGACTTAAATATAAAGGATTTTATGGGTATAGTTTTGATTTTATAACAAATCTTCTTACTTATGATATATATGAACAAGAATGGAATAAAAAAATAGATAATTCTTTTGCTATACCACAAAAATATTTAATCTTATTAGAAGATTTATTTGAAATTTGTCAAAAAAAAGAGATTAAAATTATTTTAGTTTCACCACCAGTTATAGGAGAATATAACACTTTAAGTATCTTACATAACTCATCTTTAAAAGATTTAATGGTAAAGTATAATATTGATAGCATTGATTTTAATGATGGTAGGAAAAAATATGAAAAAATTTGTTTTAGAGATAATGGACACATTTCTCTTGCTGGATCTGATGAAATTTCTTTTGAAGTGGCAGATTATTTAAAAAAAAATTATCCAGTTTTATTAAATACAAAAAATTATGATAAATATGAAAAGTTAGATAGAAGTCCAGAATATTATTTCTATTCTGAAAATGTAGAAAATAATGATACTTTTAAAATATTTAATTTAGAATTAGAAATAGAAAAAGGAATCATTACTAAAACTTTAAAAGTATACAAGAAATCTGACGATAGTTTTGATTTGTTTTTTGAAATAGATGAAAACAAAAGTAGTAATAAAATATATCAAATTGCACTAGATGAAAACAAAGTTAATACTAATTTAGATAATATTCAACTAATTTTTATAACAACAAAAGATGATAAAAATGAGTATCCAAAATACTATATAAGACAAATTAAAAATAAAAAGTATATTTATAAAAAAAATATAAAAATTCCAAAAGATTCAAAATATTATTTTTAA
- a CDS encoding phosphotransferase, with protein sequence MNEEVLQILYKFPKITQRQISKKLDISLGKINNIIKFLEKEDYILQKENRNGEYKISIKGIKFLESYYKENHPEKAVILAAGKSNFFETPNALVEVYNEKIIERSINLLLKKKIKKIYIVCGYKAELFSYLEKKYSQVQIIYNNDYQEKGSFYSLLTLKDICQDDIILLDSDIIYEEKALDYILESDRVNAILVSAEKGYKNESFIEEKNGKLWNISKDIRELANYSGEMLGISKLSKNLLKDIFNLPVENDKFSYEYAIKECGIRNEIYTIHIDYLLWGEISNDENYKKVIDYLYPAIIKVENTNIIEAIQNYLKKELNIKDEDIDKIEPLGGMTNHNFKVELNGERYVFRLPGEGCSCFVNRKNENQNVQLIQNLKIDAKIIHFNENSGVKIAKYIDGAETLNPTTALKYKNKVAAILKKLHNSNLSFGNQFNVFNEIIKYELEIEKLTSRKYPNYEVVRKKVFDLKKILENTGVHLVSCHNDTVPENFIISNGQMYLIDWEYSGMNEKEWDIGAFCLECNFSKQETKEFIDVYFEGKATKENKMKVLIYQICQDFLWSLWTILKEENGEDFGDYGKNRYYRGIQLLEELENEIKK encoded by the coding sequence ATGAACGAAGAGGTTTTACAGATTTTATATAAATTTCCAAAAATTACTCAAAGACAAATCTCTAAAAAATTAGATATATCTTTAGGAAAAATAAATAATATCATTAAGTTTTTAGAAAAAGAAGATTATATTTTACAAAAAGAAAATAGAAATGGAGAATATAAGATTTCAATAAAAGGAATTAAATTTTTAGAAAGTTACTATAAAGAAAATCATCCTGAAAAAGCTGTAATTTTGGCTGCAGGAAAATCAAATTTTTTTGAAACTCCAAATGCTTTAGTTGAAGTTTATAATGAAAAAATAATAGAGAGAAGTATAAATTTACTATTGAAGAAAAAAATAAAAAAAATTTATATTGTTTGTGGATATAAAGCAGAGTTGTTTTCATATTTAGAAAAAAAATATTCTCAAGTACAGATAATTTATAATAATGATTATCAAGAAAAAGGAAGTTTTTATTCATTGTTAACTTTAAAAGATATATGCCAAGATGATATTATTCTTTTAGATAGTGATATCATATATGAAGAAAAAGCACTTGATTATATTTTAGAATCTGATAGAGTGAATGCTATATTAGTGAGTGCTGAAAAAGGTTATAAAAATGAAAGTTTCATAGAAGAAAAAAATGGAAAACTTTGGAATATTTCAAAAGATATTAGAGAATTAGCAAATTATAGTGGAGAAATGCTAGGGATTTCAAAACTATCTAAAAATTTACTTAAAGATATTTTTAATCTTCCAGTAGAAAATGACAAATTTTCTTATGAGTATGCAATTAAAGAATGTGGAATAAGAAATGAAATTTATACTATCCATATAGATTATTTATTATGGGGGGAAATTTCAAATGATGAAAATTATAAAAAAGTAATAGATTACTTATATCCAGCTATTATAAAAGTTGAAAATACAAACATTATTGAAGCTATTCAAAATTATTTAAAAAAAGAATTAAATATAAAAGATGAAGATATAGATAAAATAGAGCCACTAGGTGGTATGACAAATCATAATTTTAAAGTGGAGTTAAATGGAGAAAGATATGTATTTAGACTTCCTGGAGAAGGATGTTCTTGTTTTGTTAATAGAAAAAATGAAAATCAGAATGTTCAACTTATTCAAAATTTAAAAATTGATGCTAAAATTATACACTTCAATGAAAATTCTGGTGTAAAAATTGCAAAGTATATAGATGGAGCAGAAACATTAAATCCTACAACAGCATTAAAGTATAAAAATAAAGTAGCTGCTATACTAAAAAAATTACATAATAGCAATTTGAGTTTTGGAAATCAATTTAATGTTTTTAATGAAATTATTAAATATGAGTTAGAAATTGAAAAATTAACATCTAGAAAATACCCAAATTATGAAGTAGTAAGAAAAAAAGTTTTTGATTTAAAAAAAATTTTAGAAAATACAGGAGTTCACCTAGTTTCTTGTCATAATGATACAGTACCTGAGAATTTTATTATATCAAATGGACAAATGTATTTAATAGATTGGGAGTATTCTGGTATGAATGAAAAAGAATGGGATATAGGAGCTTTTTGCCTAGAATGTAATTTTAGTAAGCAAGAAACTAAAGAATTTATTGATGTATATTTTGAAGGAAAGGCAACTAAAGAAAATAAAATGAAAGTACTTATATATCAAATATGTCAAGATTTTCTTTGGAGTTTATGGACAATATTAAAGGAAGAAAATGGTGAAGACTTTGGAGATTATGGAAAAAATAGATATTATAGAGGAATACAGTTATTGGAGGAGTTAGAAAATGAAATTAAAAAATAA
- a CDS encoding DMT family transporter, translating to MKLKNKGIIFGLSSAIFWSFNTIILSILLQGKDIYFLPLFFAFLHDCFSSIYLYINLIRLKYEVKTFLKTVNKKALLVMIGAAILGGPLGMASYLMSTKYIGPSYSASISILYPVLGALIAKFLFHENLNKYRVVSICFSTIGLLTLCLTFDNIELYPDYKIGFLFSITCILGWALEGNIASYFMKSENIPSEVAIFIRQISSSIFYLFFVIPWVFKVELIQELFSKNTILLLLLASFLGSISYLLWYSAIDILGGAIGMLLNSTYVIWVVLIDILILGTTLNNRVIIAFTAIFFSIIILTKESRGKE from the coding sequence ATGAAATTAAAAAATAAAGGAATCATTTTTGGATTATCATCAGCTATTTTTTGGTCATTTAATACAATTATTCTATCTATTTTACTACAAGGAAAAGATATTTATTTTTTACCATTATTTTTTGCATTTTTACATGATTGCTTTTCTTCTATTTATTTATATATAAATTTAATAAGATTAAAATATGAAGTAAAAACATTTCTAAAAACTGTTAATAAAAAAGCATTATTAGTTATGATTGGAGCTGCAATTTTAGGTGGTCCTTTGGGAATGGCTAGTTATCTAATGAGTACAAAATATATTGGACCCTCTTATTCTGCTTCAATTTCAATACTCTATCCAGTTTTAGGGGCATTGATAGCAAAATTTTTATTTCATGAGAATTTAAATAAATATAGAGTAGTTTCGATCTGTTTTAGCACAATTGGACTACTTACTTTATGTTTGACATTTGATAATATTGAACTTTATCCTGATTATAAAATAGGTTTTCTATTTTCTATAACTTGTATTTTAGGATGGGCTTTAGAGGGAAATATTGCTTCTTATTTTATGAAGTCAGAAAATATTCCTTCTGAAGTGGCTATTTTTATTCGTCAGATAAGTTCTTCTATTTTTTATTTATTTTTTGTAATCCCTTGGGTTTTTAAAGTGGAATTAATTCAAGAATTATTCTCAAAAAATACTATATTGTTATTATTATTGGCTTCTTTTTTAGGTTCTATTTCTTATTTACTTTGGTACAGTGCAATTGATATTTTAGGTGGAGCAATTGGAATGCTTCTAAATAGTACATATGTGATTTGGGTTGTTTTAATAGATATTTTAATTTTAGGAACAACATTAAATAATAGAGTTATAATTGCTTTTACTGCAATATTTTTCTCTATTATTATATTAACAAAAGAAAGTAGAGGTAAGGAATGA
- a CDS encoding NTP transferase domain-containing protein — protein MKRNAIILAAGTSSRFVPISFEIPKSLLKVRGEVLIERQINQLQEAGILDITVVVGYKKELFYYLENKYNVSIVENEDYHIYNNTSSLIKVLDKLENTYICSSDNYFTKNVFLENEEQAYYSAIYINGETDEYCIQYDKEDIITKVTIGGENSYIMLGHVYFDKNFSDSFKEILKSEYENEETRKKLWEQIYIKYISTLKMKIKKYTEGIIFEFDSLEELRKFEPSFQSNTKIMKEITRYFQCNENELSNFLLEENKENNFSFSFIFQNKKYMYSLKIKEKEHSIKLYNS, from the coding sequence ATGAAAAGAAATGCAATTATTTTAGCAGCAGGGACTTCCTCAAGATTTGTACCTATTTCTTTTGAAATTCCAAAATCTTTATTAAAAGTTCGTGGAGAAGTTTTAATTGAAAGACAAATTAACCAACTTCAAGAAGCAGGTATTCTTGATATTACAGTAGTTGTTGGTTATAAAAAAGAATTATTTTACTATTTAGAAAATAAGTATAATGTTTCAATAGTTGAAAATGAAGATTATCATATCTATAATAATACTTCTTCTTTAATAAAAGTTTTAGATAAACTTGAAAATACTTACATCTGTTCTTCAGATAATTATTTTACAAAAAATGTATTTTTAGAAAATGAAGAACAAGCATATTATTCAGCAATATATATAAATGGAGAAACTGATGAATATTGTATTCAATATGATAAAGAAGATATTATTACAAAAGTTACAATTGGTGGAGAAAATTCCTATATCATGTTGGGACATGTATATTTTGACAAAAATTTTTCAGACTCTTTTAAAGAAATATTGAAAAGTGAATATGAGAATGAAGAAACAAGAAAAAAATTGTGGGAGCAAATCTATATTAAATATATCTCTACTTTAAAAATGAAAATAAAAAAATATACGGAAGGAATTATATTTGAATTTGATTCCTTGGAAGAACTAAGAAAGTTTGAACCAAGTTTTCAATCAAATACCAAAATTATGAAAGAAATTACAAGATATTTTCAGTGTAATGAAAATGAATTATCTAATTTTTTACTTGAAGAAAATAAAGAAAACAACTTTTCTTTCTCTTTTATTTTTCAAAATAAAAAGTATATGTATTCTTTAAAAATAAAAGAAAAAGAGCATTCTATTAAGTTATATAATTCTTAA
- a CDS encoding dTDP-glucose 4,6-dehydratase, with protein MKTYLITGAAGFIGANFLKYILKKYEDIKVIIVDSLTYAGNLGTIKEELKDSRVKFEKVDIRDRKEIERIFSENQVDYVVNFAAESHVDRSIENPQIFLETNILGTQNLLDNVKKAWTVSKDENGYPVYREGVKYLQVSTDEVYGSLSKDYDEPMELVIEDEDVKKIVKNRKNLKTYGGNFFTEESPVDPRSPYSASKTGADHIVIAYGETYKLPINITRCSNNYGPYQFPEKLIPLMIKNILEGRKLPVYGKGDNVRDWIFVEDNCKGIDLVLREAKPREIYNIGSFNEEKNINIVKLVIDILKEEITNNNEYKKVLKTDISKINYDLIAYVQDRLGHDIRYAINPSKIVKDLGWYPETDFETGIRKTVKWYLENQDWVNEVVSGDYQKYYEKMYGNR; from the coding sequence ATGAAAACATATCTAATAACAGGAGCAGCAGGCTTTATAGGAGCAAATTTTTTAAAATATATCTTAAAAAAATATGAAGATATAAAAGTTATTATTGTAGATTCTTTAACTTATGCTGGGAATCTAGGGACAATAAAAGAAGAATTAAAAGATAGTAGAGTTAAATTTGAAAAAGTTGATATTAGAGATAGAAAAGAAATAGAAAGAATATTTTCTGAAAACCAAGTGGATTATGTTGTTAATTTCGCAGCAGAATCACATGTAGATAGATCTATTGAAAATCCACAAATATTCTTAGAAACTAATATACTAGGAACTCAAAATTTACTAGATAATGTTAAGAAAGCTTGGACAGTATCAAAAGATGAGAATGGATATCCTGTATATAGAGAAGGAGTAAAATATCTTCAAGTATCAACTGATGAGGTATATGGAAGTTTATCAAAAGATTATGATGAACCAATGGAACTTGTAATAGAAGATGAAGATGTAAAAAAAATTGTTAAGAATAGAAAAAATTTAAAAACTTATGGGGGCAATTTCTTCACAGAAGAAAGCCCAGTTGACCCAAGAAGTCCTTATTCAGCTTCAAAAACAGGGGCAGACCATATTGTTATAGCTTATGGTGAAACATATAAGTTACCAATTAATATAACAAGATGTTCAAATAATTATGGACCTTATCAATTTCCAGAAAAGTTAATACCCTTAATGATAAAAAATATCTTAGAAGGGAGAAAACTTCCAGTTTATGGAAAAGGGGATAATGTAAGAGATTGGATTTTTGTTGAAGATAACTGTAAGGGAATAGACTTAGTTTTAAGAGAAGCAAAACCAAGAGAGATATATAATATTGGTAGCTTCAATGAAGAAAAAAATATAAATATTGTTAAATTAGTGATTGATATATTAAAAGAAGAAATTACTAATAATAATGAATATAAAAAGGTTTTAAAAACAGATATATCAAAAATTAACTATGATTTAATAGCTTATGTACAAGATAGACTAGGTCATGATATAAGATATGCAATTAATCCAAGTAAGATAGTAAAAGACTTAGGTTGGTATCCAGAAACAGACTTTGAAACAGGGATAAGAAAGACTGTTAAATGGTATTTAGAAAATCAAGACTGGGTTAATGAAGTAGTTTCAGGAGATTATCAGAAGTATTATGAAAAAATGTATGGAAATAGGTAA